From Desulfovibrio sp., the proteins below share one genomic window:
- a CDS encoding glycosyltransferase family 39 protein gives MRSYITIFIVLILAATLRIAGITWGLPSPEMPLILHPDENRTIGALATVNIAKGELTPILGHMDGMLAYYLWTGALGAAKAVGLIDVYAYQASTNGEQYSKMVLVSRLLVVAFDLASIALVYATLRRLRVRPIFASLGAAVLAVVPIEVVYSHYMRPHIISNFFVTLTFFVTAVMLQSLRMRWRALAGLVCGLATATMYPAILTMIIPLSAITYEELIQKRKSTLFSNVAVGAIFNRNLVAFFIAFFVGFFVADPMLFLDIHTALGPLSIQWREAANLQQTSSGILFQLNKILSYIVTLIPRGAGPYLWILLYFSFLMAFTFKRRLAITVALNIFVLCVLFLMGAFYFHRAEFVRTIIMIFPPLAVLTSLSMDNFWGKLKTLRTKIVFVGILSFFLGSSLLFDIAYVRGMAAPDPRYQLLRYVRTKSLDTQLRIGLVISSWMSEYIAEPLRVLEAEGKVVVTLIFPDTPKEVIERQDLLCLVGFMTGDTATNQTKLRQLEAEGRFRLDQSFRNQLSLGWLSFDDEDLPHDMAYPYPKIILLRSATPRMSQDG, from the coding sequence ATGCGTAGTTATATTACTATATTTATAGTCTTAATCCTGGCTGCCACATTGCGTATTGCAGGGATAACGTGGGGTCTACCTTCTCCGGAGATGCCTCTCATTCTTCATCCCGATGAAAACCGTACGATTGGCGCCCTCGCAACGGTTAACATCGCCAAAGGGGAACTCACCCCTATCCTCGGACACATGGATGGAATGCTAGCCTATTACCTCTGGACCGGTGCATTGGGCGCTGCAAAGGCTGTGGGTTTGATTGACGTTTATGCATATCAAGCCAGCACCAATGGCGAACAGTACTCCAAAATGGTCTTGGTAAGCAGACTGCTTGTTGTTGCTTTCGACCTCGCAAGTATAGCACTGGTCTATGCCACATTGCGCCGATTGCGCGTTCGCCCGATCTTTGCCTCACTTGGCGCTGCAGTATTGGCTGTTGTCCCTATCGAGGTTGTTTATTCTCACTACATGCGTCCCCATATTATATCTAACTTCTTTGTAACATTAACTTTTTTTGTCACTGCTGTAATGCTGCAGTCATTGCGCATGCGTTGGAGAGCCCTTGCTGGGCTTGTGTGCGGTTTAGCTACTGCGACAATGTACCCCGCCATCTTAACCATGATTATCCCACTTTCAGCCATAACGTATGAGGAATTGATTCAAAAGCGAAAAAGCACTCTCTTTTCTAATGTAGCTGTGGGAGCAATTTTCAATAGGAACTTGGTAGCGTTCTTTATTGCTTTCTTTGTCGGTTTTTTTGTTGCAGACCCCATGCTATTTCTTGATATTCACACTGCACTAGGGCCATTGTCAATCCAATGGAGGGAAGCTGCGAATTTACAACAGACTAGTAGTGGCATTTTGTTTCAGCTTAATAAGATTTTAAGCTATATTGTGACATTGATCCCACGGGGAGCAGGCCCGTATCTTTGGATATTGCTTTACTTTTCCTTTCTTATGGCCTTTACCTTTAAGCGCCGCCTTGCCATTACAGTCGCGCTAAATATATTCGTTCTATGCGTACTTTTTCTTATGGGTGCATTTTATTTCCATCGTGCTGAATTTGTCCGAACGATAATAATGATCTTCCCTCCTTTGGCCGTACTGACCAGCTTATCTATGGACAACTTTTGGGGGAAATTAAAAACACTTCGGACAAAAATTGTGTTTGTTGGGATTCTATCCTTTTTTCTTGGTAGTTCGTTACTTTTCGACATTGCTTATGTTCGGGGCATGGCTGCTCCTGACCCAAGATACCAGTTATTAAGATACGTTAGAACGAAATCCCTTGATACTCAATTACGGATAGGGCTAGTTATTTCGAGTTGGATGAGTGAATATATAGCCGAGCCACTGCGTGTATTGGAAGCAGAAGGGAAGGTTGTTGTAACCCTCATATTTCCTGACACACCCAAAGAGGTCATAGAAAGGCAAGACCTACTTTGTCTCGTGGGCTTCATGACGGGGGATACAGCAACAAATCAAACGAAACTACGACAGCTTGAGGCTGAAGGTCGATTCCGGCTGGACCAAAGCTTTCGTAATCAGTTGTCTTTAGGGTGGTTAAGCTTCGACGACGAGGATTTGCCCCATGACATGGCATATCCTTACCCAAAAATAATCTTGTTACGATCCGCAACCCCTAGGATGTCTCAGGATGGATGA